The following are encoded together in the Caretta caretta isolate rCarCar2 chromosome 17, rCarCar1.hap1, whole genome shotgun sequence genome:
- the PIMREG gene encoding protein PIMREG isoform X1, translating to MASVFQSVGATVGWRSHQLLADFENESPVPDKFRKKPSSSSLNTLRMSLRKRMPLKQVEINLSENPTWESLEAKEKRQTLRAITRTAKNAFGTVSQKIQKSCQNRTQSLVISPAKAPARRSGNISSAKKRSTSPRTPSRKNRLATMTTPLSGPSWSPRSSKRASLSSRSAKSLVGKEWRSFSYWLGKEAVPLRRSRRAAALKSPYSSPMLASRKREFDCELESVSMGIRRLKRLSQVFDDVIVREEREQVISNYQHLMAQNLRSVHRSRKLSQSAFRGRARRLQHAVSTWTEMALNSINNV from the exons ATGGCATCCGTGTTCCAAAGTGTCGGGGCTACAGTTGGCTGGAGGAGCCACCAGCTACTGGCTGACTTTGAGAATGAGAGCCCAGTGCCTGACAAATTTAGAAAGAAGCCTTCTTCAAGCTCTCTCAATACCCTCCGCATGTCTCTGAGAAAGCGAATGCCCTTAAAGCAAGTAGAGATAAACCTCAGTGAGAATCCAACTTGGGAAAGTCTGGAAGCGAAAGAGAAGCGACAAACCCTCCGGGCTATCACAAGAACAGCAAAAAATGCCTTTGGAACAGTGTCCCAG AAAATACAGAAGTCCTGCCAAAATCGCACGCAGTCTCTAGTCATCTCTCCAGCTAAAGCCCCTGCAAGGAGAAGTGGCAACATTAGCTCTGCCAAGAAGAGAAGCACTTCACCTCGAACTCCTAGTCGGAAGAATAGGCTGGCCACCATGACCACCCCATTGTCTGGTCCCAGTTGGAGCCCCAGGTCCAGCAAGAGAGCCTCTCTTTCATCCAGATCTGCAAAGAGCTTGGTGGGGAAAGAATGGAGGAGTTTCTCTTACTGGCTTGGAAAAGAAGCTGTCCCTCTCCGGAGATCAAGGAGAGCAGCTGCTCTAAAGAGCCCGTACTCATCACCTATGCTTGCCAGCAGAAAGAG AGAGTTTGACTGCGAGTTAGAATCAGTCTCTATGGGAATTCGCCGCCTGAAACGTCTTTCTCAGGTGTTTGATGATGTCATTGTGAGAGAGGAGAG AGAACAAGTGATATCAAATTATCAGCatctaatggcacaaaacttgCGATCTGTGCATCGGTCTCGGAAACTCTCCCAATCTGCTTTCAGAGGGCGTGCAAGGAGGCTCCAGCATGCAGTCAGCACTTGGACGGAGATGGCCTTAAACAGTATTAACAATGTGTGA
- the PIMREG gene encoding protein PIMREG isoform X2 → MASVFQSVGATVGWRSHQLLADFENESPVPDKFRKKPSSSSLNTLRMSLRKRMPLKQVEINLSENPTWESLEAKEKRQTLRAITRTAKNAFGTVSQKIQKSCQNRTQSLVISPAKAPARRSGNISSAKKRSTSPRTPSRKNRLATMTTPLSGPSWSPRSSKRASLSSRSAKSLVGKEWRSFSYWLGKEAVPLRRSRRAAALKSPYSSPMLASRKREFDCELESVSMGIRRLKRLSQVFDDVIVREESDMTVSLIRN, encoded by the exons ATGGCATCCGTGTTCCAAAGTGTCGGGGCTACAGTTGGCTGGAGGAGCCACCAGCTACTGGCTGACTTTGAGAATGAGAGCCCAGTGCCTGACAAATTTAGAAAGAAGCCTTCTTCAAGCTCTCTCAATACCCTCCGCATGTCTCTGAGAAAGCGAATGCCCTTAAAGCAAGTAGAGATAAACCTCAGTGAGAATCCAACTTGGGAAAGTCTGGAAGCGAAAGAGAAGCGACAAACCCTCCGGGCTATCACAAGAACAGCAAAAAATGCCTTTGGAACAGTGTCCCAG AAAATACAGAAGTCCTGCCAAAATCGCACGCAGTCTCTAGTCATCTCTCCAGCTAAAGCCCCTGCAAGGAGAAGTGGCAACATTAGCTCTGCCAAGAAGAGAAGCACTTCACCTCGAACTCCTAGTCGGAAGAATAGGCTGGCCACCATGACCACCCCATTGTCTGGTCCCAGTTGGAGCCCCAGGTCCAGCAAGAGAGCCTCTCTTTCATCCAGATCTGCAAAGAGCTTGGTGGGGAAAGAATGGAGGAGTTTCTCTTACTGGCTTGGAAAAGAAGCTGTCCCTCTCCGGAGATCAAGGAGAGCAGCTGCTCTAAAGAGCCCGTACTCATCACCTATGCTTGCCAGCAGAAAGAG AGAGTTTGACTGCGAGTTAGAATCAGTCTCTATGGGAATTCGCCGCCTGAAACGTCTTTCTCAGGTGTTTGATGATGTCATTGTGAGAGAGGAGAG CGATATGACAGTTTCTCTCATTCGTAACTGA